Proteins encoded within one genomic window of Flavobacterium sp. NG2:
- a CDS encoding Pycsar system effector family protein translates to MHLIDQTESFVCNLLKDKLSISFTYHNCNHSLVVVNAVKEIAESQGITGSDYEALVVAAWFHDTGYIKGCTKHEDSSVEIATEFLKEQGQSDEFIQKVNSLIQATVYNYVPQNELEKIIRDADYSHFGDKKYFVYCELLRDEWEVTMKKKFTDEEWSKENLNILEHGHQYYTDYAIQHWQPIKEENIKLIKKMIQENPLDVIDSSSVKKTKKKKAKKDKPDRGIDTLFRITLSNHTRLSGIADSKANILLSVNAIIISIALSSIIPKLDSPGNAHLILPTFVLLMFSVVSIIFAILSTRPKVTTGTFTREDIDNQKVNLLFFGNFYKMPVEEYQWAVNEMMKDRDYLYNAMIKDLYYLGVVLEKKYRLLRITYNIFMIGIIISVIAFIFAFNAILV, encoded by the coding sequence ATGCATCTTATCGACCAAACGGAATCTTTTGTGTGTAATTTACTCAAAGATAAACTTTCTATTTCATTTACATATCATAATTGCAACCACAGTTTAGTGGTGGTTAATGCTGTTAAAGAAATTGCCGAAAGTCAAGGAATCACGGGTTCTGATTATGAAGCGCTAGTGGTAGCGGCATGGTTTCATGATACAGGTTATATTAAAGGCTGTACCAAGCATGAAGATTCTAGTGTGGAAATTGCAACTGAATTTTTAAAAGAACAGGGGCAATCGGATGAGTTTATTCAAAAGGTAAATTCGTTAATTCAAGCAACAGTTTATAATTATGTCCCTCAAAATGAATTAGAAAAAATTATTAGGGATGCTGATTATTCTCATTTTGGGGATAAGAAATACTTTGTTTATTGTGAGCTTCTTAGAGACGAGTGGGAGGTGACAATGAAAAAGAAGTTTACTGATGAGGAATGGAGTAAGGAAAACTTAAATATTTTAGAGCATGGGCATCAGTATTATACAGATTATGCGATTCAGCATTGGCAACCTATAAAAGAAGAAAACATTAAATTAATAAAGAAAATGATTCAAGAGAATCCGTTAGATGTTATAGATTCGTCCTCAGTAAAGAAGACTAAAAAGAAGAAAGCAAAGAAGGATAAACCAGATCGTGGGATTGATACTTTGTTTCGAATTACCTTGAGCAATCACACCCGTTTGAGTGGTATTGCCGATAGTAAAGCAAATATTCTATTGTCTGTAAATGCGATTATCATTTCGATTGCTTTATCTTCTATTATCCCAAAATTAGACAGTCCAGGGAACGCTCATTTGATTTTGCCAACTTTTGTTTTGCTAATGTTTAGTGTGGTTTCTATCATTTTTGCTATTTTGTCCACCCGACCAAAAGTGACTACGGGAACTTTCACCCGTGAAGATATTGACAACCAAAAAGTCAATTTACTGTTTTTTGGAAATTTTTATAAAATGCCTGTTGAAGAATATCAGTGGGCGGTCAATGAGATGATGAAAGACCGTGATTATTTGTACAACGCTATGATTAAAGACTTGTACTACTTAGGGGTAGTTCTTGAGAAAAAATACCGACTGCTAAGAATTACCTATAATATTTTTATGATAGGAATCATAATTTCTGTGATTGCTTTTATTTTTGCCTTTAACGCGATACTAGTTTAA
- a CDS encoding SGNH/GDSL hydrolase family protein, with the protein MTKQQQDWPYLKRYEAENVSTPPPTKEENRVVFLGDSITEFWKNLMPEFFDGKPYLNRGISGQTTPQMLVRFRADVIALQPRVVVILAGANDIAGNTGPTTIEMITNNLFSMIELAQVHHIKVILCSVLPANRFPWKQGENPSQKIIALNKILKEYAALNKIQYLDYYSVMVDEKDGMISTYADDGVHPNRLGYEVMADLFYRKVC; encoded by the coding sequence ATGACAAAACAACAACAAGACTGGCCTTATTTAAAGAGATACGAAGCAGAAAACGTCTCTACTCCACCACCTACTAAAGAAGAAAATAGAGTAGTGTTTTTGGGCGACTCAATTACCGAATTTTGGAAAAATCTAATGCCTGAATTCTTTGATGGTAAACCGTATCTTAATCGTGGTATCAGTGGACAAACGACACCACAAATGCTCGTTCGCTTCAGAGCCGATGTGATTGCGTTACAACCTAGAGTCGTTGTTATTTTGGCTGGAGCCAATGATATCGCAGGAAATACAGGCCCTACCACTATAGAAATGATTACGAATAATCTTTTTTCGATGATAGAATTGGCGCAAGTACACCATATAAAAGTTATTTTATGTTCAGTTTTGCCTGCTAACAGATTTCCATGGAAACAGGGAGAAAATCCTTCTCAAAAAATTATTGCTTTAAATAAAATTCTTAAAGAATACGCAGCGCTAAATAAAATTCAGTACTTGGATTATTACTCCGTCATGGTGGATGAGAAGGATGGAATGATTAGTACTTACGCAGATGATGGCGTACATCCAAACCGATTGGGCTATGAAGTAATGGCTGATTTATTTTACCGTAAAGTTTGCTAG